A window of Kangiella sp. TOML190 genomic DNA:
GAGCGGCGTCTAGAGTAAAAGGTTTACGCAAATTTGGCAGTTGGGTTTGTTCGATCCAGGCAATAATAGAGGCATGATTAGCTCGTAAGTCGCTGGTTTGCCAAGTTAAATGCGGCAATGCTGCGGCGAAATGCACCGCATGTTGGCCTGTGCCAGAGCCGATTTCCAGCACTTTTTTGCTGTGGCTTAAATAGGGCTTGATAACCTCAAGGATGGGCTCTTTGTTTCGCTCGCAAGCTTCGCTATATTGGCGCATGGTTTTCCTTTGCGCTGGTTCTTGCTAGAGTAGGCGGCGGCTTGCCAATTATCATCACAACCAGCACTTTTACTAAACGATTTACTGAAATCTATTACAAAACGACAGACACAATACTAACATGCTTTTGGAATGGCACTTTATTATTTTGCTTATCGCCCTTGGCTTATTCAATGGCATCTTAGCGGGGCTGCTCGGGATTGGTGGCGGCTTGGTGATAGTGCCAGCGATGATTTGGCTGTTACCGACAATTGGTGTGCCAGCTGAGCATTTGATGCACATGGCCTTGGCCACTTCAATGGCTACCATTTGTTTTACCGCTATTTCCTCAGCTTATGCTCATCACCAGCGTGGTTCAGTTTCAATATCTTTGCTAAAACTGCTGGTTCCTGCGATTGCTGCAGGCGGCTTACTAGGCGCCTATATTGCTAACTTGATCGATACCCTATGGCTAGGGCGGATCTTTGGCGTCGCGGCTGTTCTGATGGGGTTGCAAATGGTGGTTGGCAAGCAACCTACTGCCAAGGGCCTAAAGCTGAATGCTGTCAATGCTGCGCCTGCTGGGCTGGGCATGGGCGCGATCTCCTCATTGTTGGGTATTGGCGGTGGCTCGGTGGTGGTGCCCTATTTGTTGTATCATAAAGAAAAACTGGTCATGGCCATCGGAACTGCGGCCGCTTGCGGTTTGCCGCTAGCAATTATGGCGACAATCGGCTATGTTGTGCTGGGCTGGCAAGTTAGCAATTTGCCCCCATATCATTGGGGCTATGTGTATCTGCCGGCGGTGTTTGCGATTGCATTCGGCTCGATATTAAGCGCCCCTTTGGGAGCTTATTTAGCTCATAAGTTGCCAACCTTGATCATCAAGCGTATTTTTGCACTGCTGATGGTGGTGGTTGGGGCAAAAATTA
This region includes:
- a CDS encoding sulfite exporter TauE/SafE family protein; translated protein: MLLEWHFIILLIALGLFNGILAGLLGIGGGLVIVPAMIWLLPTIGVPAEHLMHMALATSMATICFTAISSAYAHHQRGSVSISLLKLLVPAIAAGGLLGAYIANLIDTLWLGRIFGVAAVLMGLQMVVGKQPTAKGLKLNAVNAAPAGLGMGAISSLLGIGGGSVVVPYLLYHKEKLVMAIGTAAACGLPLAIMATIGYVVLGWQVSNLPPYHWGYVYLPAVFAIAFGSILSAPLGAYLAHKLPTLIIKRIFALLMVVVGAKIIMNNL